From a region of the Vicinamibacteria bacterium genome:
- the smpB gene encoding SsrA-binding protein SmpB, whose product MKSRDIDSEAARVVAVNRKATHDYELLERFEAGLVLVGTEVKAAREGRVNLKDGYAAPRDGELFLFQIRISPYSHGSFENHEPERPRKLLLHKRELRRLIGKITERGLTLIPTRLYFKNGRLKVEIALARGKRLHDQRRAARERDVKRDIEAALKERNR is encoded by the coding sequence ATGAAATCGCGGGATATCGACTCCGAGGCGGCCCGGGTCGTCGCCGTAAACCGCAAGGCCACTCACGACTACGAGCTTCTCGAGCGATTCGAAGCCGGACTCGTGCTGGTGGGTACCGAAGTGAAGGCGGCCCGCGAGGGGCGCGTGAACCTCAAAGACGGATACGCGGCGCCCCGGGACGGCGAGCTGTTCCTGTTTCAGATCCGGATCAGTCCTTACTCGCACGGCTCGTTCGAGAACCATGAGCCGGAGCGACCCCGCAAGCTGCTGCTCCACAAGCGAGAGCTCAGACGGCTGATCGGGAAGATTACCGAAAGGGGATTGACCCTGATACCGACTCGCCTCTACTTCAAGAACGGGCGGCTCAAGGTCGAGATCGCTCTCGCCCGCGGGAAGCGACTGCACGACCAGCGCCGCGCGGCGCGGGAGCGAGACGTGAAGCGGGACATCGAAGCCGCCCTCAAGGAGCGAAATCGGTAG
- the tmk gene encoding dTMP kinase — protein sequence MFLTLEGIEGCGKSTQARLLARRLRREGHPSLLTREPGGTSIGRQIRQVILSTKNHGMSAEAELGLYFSDRAQHLREVVWPALEAGLIVVCDRFTDSTIAYQGYGRGLPLRRIRSIDKALTGGFRPDITLLFDLAPAQGLRRARSRNRASVSRSREGRFEEEDLQFHERVRAGYLGMARRESKRFLVVPADGSRARVHELVWERLRRRRVV from the coding sequence TTGTTCCTCACGCTAGAAGGCATCGAAGGCTGCGGGAAGTCCACCCAGGCCCGACTCCTTGCGAGACGTCTTCGCCGTGAAGGCCATCCGTCGCTGCTGACCCGGGAGCCGGGCGGAACCTCGATCGGCCGTCAGATCCGCCAAGTGATCCTGAGCACGAAAAATCACGGGATGAGTGCCGAGGCCGAGCTCGGACTCTACTTCTCCGACCGGGCTCAGCACCTGCGCGAGGTGGTGTGGCCGGCGCTCGAGGCGGGATTGATCGTCGTCTGCGACCGTTTCACCGACTCCACCATCGCCTACCAGGGGTACGGAAGAGGACTTCCGCTGCGGCGCATTCGCTCCATCGACAAGGCTCTCACCGGGGGGTTTCGTCCCGACATCACACTGCTCTTCGATCTCGCCCCGGCCCAGGGACTGCGACGCGCCCGCAGCCGAAACCGCGCCAGCGTCTCGAGGAGTCGCGAGGGGCGCTTCGAGGAGGAGGATCTGCAGTTTCACGAACGCGTGCGCGCGGGCTATCTGGGAATGGCCCGTCGCGAATCGAAACGCTTTCTCGTCGTCCCCGCCGACGGCAGCCGAGCGAGAGTACACGAGCTCGTCTGGGAACGACTTCGGAGACGCCGTGTCGTTTGA
- the holB gene encoding DNA polymerase III subunit delta' codes for MSFDALRGNARLIALLESIARSGNVPPSLLFTGPPGVGKLRAAITLAQALNCKVSGGNGCGACPVCSRIERGEYPDVRIVRPEGAGGQIKVEAVRLIASEMPFRPFEGRMRVGIIADADRLNPSAANTILKTLEEPPPWAVLVLVTSNLAAILPTLVSRCQIFRFAPLSTEEVADLLRREHDLSESQARLLAALSQGSVSRALSLNDEPFSDLRDEAFRLAEIVAEGKPERELVALSESLSKESRLQLLLNLLLGVVRDVATHLAGGVPVHVDRTADLDRLSAKAPLGVWIQAYSLVEGGLEDLRDRYLNKRITSGRLIHELNRLRNA; via the coding sequence GTGTCGTTTGATGCGCTCCGGGGGAATGCGCGCCTGATCGCACTGCTCGAGAGCATCGCGCGATCGGGAAACGTGCCCCCGAGCCTCTTGTTCACCGGTCCCCCCGGGGTGGGTAAGTTGCGGGCGGCGATCACGCTGGCTCAGGCTCTGAACTGCAAAGTCTCCGGGGGGAACGGCTGCGGCGCATGCCCGGTCTGCTCCCGGATCGAGCGCGGCGAGTACCCGGACGTGCGAATCGTGCGTCCCGAGGGGGCCGGGGGGCAAATCAAAGTCGAGGCGGTCCGTCTCATCGCTTCGGAGATGCCGTTTCGGCCCTTCGAGGGACGGATGCGCGTCGGCATCATAGCGGACGCGGACCGTCTGAATCCGAGTGCGGCCAATACCATTCTGAAGACGCTCGAGGAGCCACCTCCTTGGGCCGTGCTGGTGCTCGTGACCTCGAACCTGGCGGCAATCCTTCCGACCCTCGTGTCCCGCTGTCAGATCTTCCGCTTCGCGCCACTCTCGACCGAAGAGGTCGCCGACCTCCTGAGACGGGAGCACGACCTGTCGGAGTCCCAGGCCCGCCTGCTCGCTGCTTTGTCGCAAGGAAGCGTCTCGAGGGCACTTTCGCTGAACGACGAGCCCTTCTCCGATCTCCGCGACGAGGCGTTTCGTCTCGCCGAGATCGTCGCTGAAGGAAAACCCGAGAGGGAGCTCGTGGCCCTGTCCGAGTCACTCTCGAAGGAGAGCCGGCTCCAGCTCCTGTTGAATCTCCTTCTTGGGGTGGTTCGGGACGTCGCCACCCACCTGGCGGGCGGCGTCCCCGTCCACGTCGATCGGACGGCCGATCTGGATCGACTGTCGGCGAAAGCGCCGCTGGGCGTTTGGATTCAGGCGTACTCGCTCGTCGAAGGCGGCCTCGAGGATTTGAGAGACCGCTATTTGAACAAGCGCATCACTTCGGGACGATTGATTCACGAGCTCAACCGCTTGCGGAACGCGTGA
- a CDS encoding RNA chaperone Hfq → MNRKLIRPNLTDLKDQMAPKGPPRPRRVPPEQTNAESFYYLKQMNNKTPMVVVLQDGEEIRGVIEWYDKNCLKLNRNDQPNVLLLKHNIKYIYKESEAENGAER, encoded by the coding sequence GTGAACCGCAAGCTGATTCGGCCGAATTTGACCGACCTGAAGGACCAGATGGCTCCCAAGGGCCCGCCGCGGCCGAGGCGAGTACCTCCCGAGCAGACCAACGCCGAAAGCTTCTACTATCTCAAGCAGATGAACAACAAGACCCCGATGGTAGTGGTCCTGCAGGACGGGGAAGAGATACGGGGCGTCATCGAGTGGTACGACAAGAACTGCTTGAAGCTAAACCGCAACGATCAACCCAACGTGCTTCTGTTGAAGCACAACATCAAGTACATCTACAAGGAATCCGAGGCCGAGAACGGCGCCGAGCGCTAA